A single genomic interval of Microbacterium oleivorans harbors:
- the purL gene encoding phosphoribosylformylglycinamidine synthase subunit PurL: MSTPVADTVENATATPERDQPYGALGLKPDEYAKIREILGRRPTSGELAMYSVMWSEHCSYKSSKNYLRRFGQKVSDEMKTRLMVGMGQNAGVVDVGEGWAVTFKVESHNHPSYIEPFQGAATGVGGIVRDIISMGARPVAVMDQLRFGAIDHPDTARVVHGVVSGISFYGNCLGLPNIGGETVFDAVYQGNPLVNALAVGVMRHEDIKLANATGAGNKVVLFGARTGGDGIGGASILASDTFADGGPTKRPAVQVGDPFAEKVLIECCLELYAGELVEAIQDLGAAGISCATSELAANGGSGMRVDLENVLLRDPSLTPEEILMSESQERMMAIVAPEKLDAFLAVVGKWDVETSVLGEVTGDGRLQIFWHGEQIVDVDPSTVAVDGPVYDRPVAYPTWIDALQADSAASLPRSNDADTLRDQFLQLVASPNLADTSWITNQYDYYVLGNTALSFPDDAGMIRVDEESGLGFAIATDCNGRYCQLDPYAGAQLALAEAYRNVAVSGALPTAVTDCLNFGSPENPEVMWQFGQAVDGLSDACLELGVPVTGGNVSFYNQTGDQPIFPTPVVGVLGIVDDVARRIPSGWQDAGENIYLLGTTAEELDGSAWADTVHGHLGGRPPKVDLAGEKRLAGLIQAASREGLISSAHDLSTGGLGQALAEATTRFGVGARVWLSEIIERDGVDAATALFSESAGRVIVSVPREEDVKFRGLCEGRDYPVIRIGVTDAAEGVTSVLDLQGLFTVPVADIRATSRATLPAAFGEIIDEVPSS; encoded by the coding sequence GTGAGCACCCCTGTCGCAGATACCGTCGAGAACGCCACCGCCACTCCGGAGCGTGATCAGCCCTACGGCGCCCTGGGCCTCAAGCCCGACGAGTACGCGAAGATCCGCGAGATCCTCGGCCGCCGCCCCACCTCGGGCGAGCTGGCGATGTACTCGGTCATGTGGAGCGAGCACTGCTCGTACAAGTCGAGCAAGAACTACCTGCGCCGGTTCGGCCAGAAGGTCTCCGACGAGATGAAGACCCGCCTCATGGTCGGCATGGGTCAGAACGCGGGCGTCGTCGACGTCGGCGAGGGCTGGGCGGTGACCTTCAAGGTCGAGTCGCACAACCACCCGAGCTACATCGAGCCGTTCCAGGGCGCCGCCACCGGCGTCGGCGGCATCGTCCGCGACATCATCTCGATGGGCGCGCGGCCCGTCGCCGTCATGGACCAGCTGCGTTTCGGCGCCATCGACCACCCCGACACCGCGCGCGTCGTGCACGGCGTGGTCAGCGGCATCTCGTTCTACGGCAACTGCCTCGGCCTGCCCAACATCGGCGGCGAGACGGTGTTCGACGCGGTCTACCAGGGCAACCCGCTCGTCAACGCCCTCGCCGTGGGAGTCATGCGCCACGAGGACATCAAGCTCGCCAACGCGACCGGCGCCGGCAACAAGGTCGTGCTGTTCGGCGCACGCACGGGCGGCGACGGCATCGGCGGCGCATCCATCCTGGCCTCCGACACCTTCGCCGACGGCGGTCCCACCAAGCGCCCCGCGGTGCAGGTCGGCGACCCGTTCGCCGAGAAGGTGCTCATCGAGTGCTGCCTCGAGCTGTACGCCGGCGAGCTCGTCGAGGCCATTCAGGACCTCGGTGCCGCCGGCATCTCGTGCGCCACGAGCGAGCTCGCCGCCAACGGCGGATCGGGCATGCGCGTCGACCTCGAGAACGTGCTGCTGCGCGACCCCTCGCTCACGCCCGAGGAGATCCTCATGAGCGAGAGCCAGGAGCGGATGATGGCTATCGTCGCTCCCGAGAAGCTCGACGCCTTCCTCGCCGTCGTGGGCAAGTGGGATGTCGAGACGAGCGTGCTGGGCGAGGTGACCGGCGACGGTCGCCTGCAGATCTTCTGGCACGGCGAGCAGATCGTCGACGTCGACCCCTCGACCGTGGCGGTCGACGGCCCCGTGTACGACCGCCCCGTCGCCTACCCGACCTGGATCGACGCGCTGCAGGCCGACTCGGCGGCATCCCTCCCGCGCTCGAACGACGCCGACACGCTGCGCGACCAGTTCCTGCAGCTCGTGGCGAGCCCGAACCTCGCCGACACGTCGTGGATCACCAACCAGTACGACTACTACGTGCTCGGCAACACGGCGTTGAGCTTCCCCGACGACGCCGGCATGATCCGCGTCGACGAGGAGTCGGGGCTCGGCTTCGCCATCGCGACCGACTGCAACGGCCGATACTGCCAGCTCGACCCCTACGCCGGGGCGCAGCTGGCCCTCGCGGAGGCCTACCGCAACGTCGCGGTCAGCGGCGCGTTGCCCACGGCCGTCACCGACTGCCTCAACTTCGGCAGCCCCGAGAACCCCGAGGTCATGTGGCAGTTCGGGCAGGCGGTCGACGGGCTGTCCGACGCGTGCCTCGAGCTCGGCGTCCCGGTCACCGGCGGCAACGTCTCGTTCTACAACCAGACCGGCGACCAGCCGATCTTCCCGACCCCCGTCGTGGGCGTGCTCGGCATCGTCGACGACGTCGCCCGCCGCATCCCGTCGGGCTGGCAGGATGCCGGCGAGAACATCTACCTGCTCGGCACCACGGCCGAGGAGCTCGACGGGTCGGCGTGGGCGGACACCGTCCACGGCCACCTCGGCGGTCGTCCGCCGAAGGTCGACCTGGCCGGCGAGAAGCGTCTCGCGGGGCTGATCCAGGCGGCGTCGCGCGAGGGCCTCATCTCGAGCGCCCACGACCTGTCGACCGGCGGCCTCGGTCAGGCCCTCGCCGAGGCGACGACCCGCTTCGGCGTCGGTGCCCGCGTGTGGCTGAGCGAGATCATCGAACGCGACGGCGTGGATGCCGCCACGGCGCTGTTCAGCGAGTCGGCCGGTCGCGTCATCGTGTCGGTTCCGCGCGAGGAGGACGTGAAGTTCCGCGGGCTCTGCGAGGGCCGGGACTACCCCGTCATCCGCATCGGCGTGACCGACGCCGCCGAGGGTGTGACCTCCGTGCTCGACCTGCAGGGTCTGTTCACGGTTCCGGTCGCCGACATCCGTGCGACCTCGCGCGCGACGCTGCCGGCGGCCTTCGGCGAGATCATCGACGAGGTGCCCAGCTCATGA